A window of Brevibacterium ihuae contains these coding sequences:
- a CDS encoding histidinol-phosphate transaminase gives MTTLDDLPIRDDLRGSVPYGAPQLDVPVQLNVNENSHPVPPQVVEAIESSLGAVLRDLNRYPDREFTALRAALAGYLDGVLERQSDRGSAPAEARQHIAPEQIWAANGSNEVLAHILQAFGGPGRTALGFTPSYSMHPLITASTGAAWVEAPRVAGFDIDIDTAVAAVREHRPDVVFLCTPNNPTGNGLGLEVVEAVLAATDGIVIVDEAYAEFARPGFRTALGLLPDHPRLVVSRTMSKAFAFAGVRLGYAVAHPALVDALRLVRLPYHLSALTQAAACAALAHAPALLANVDRLVAERDRMSEALRALGFSVVPSDSNFLLFGGIAEPHALWQDLLDRGVLIRDIGIPGHLRVNAGTVEETDAFVAAVRGCLADRPAHLAVAHDDSTTPARAKDHDSA, from the coding sequence GTGACGACTCTCGACGACCTCCCCATCCGGGACGACCTGCGCGGCTCGGTGCCGTACGGCGCACCGCAGCTCGACGTCCCCGTCCAGCTCAACGTCAACGAGAACTCGCACCCGGTACCCCCGCAGGTCGTGGAGGCGATCGAGTCCTCGCTCGGGGCCGTGCTGCGGGATCTCAACCGCTACCCGGACCGGGAGTTCACCGCGCTGCGCGCCGCGCTCGCCGGCTACCTCGACGGCGTCCTCGAACGGCAGAGCGACCGCGGTTCCGCTCCGGCGGAGGCGCGGCAGCACATCGCCCCGGAACAGATCTGGGCCGCGAACGGATCGAACGAGGTCCTCGCCCACATCCTCCAGGCGTTCGGCGGTCCCGGCCGCACCGCGCTCGGCTTCACCCCGAGCTACTCCATGCACCCGCTCATCACCGCCTCGACCGGCGCGGCGTGGGTCGAGGCCCCGCGCGTCGCCGGGTTCGACATCGACATCGACACCGCCGTCGCCGCGGTGCGCGAGCACCGGCCGGACGTCGTCTTCCTCTGCACTCCGAACAACCCCACCGGCAACGGCCTCGGCCTCGAGGTCGTCGAGGCCGTGCTCGCGGCGACGGACGGGATCGTCATCGTCGACGAGGCCTACGCGGAGTTCGCCCGGCCCGGGTTCCGCACCGCGCTCGGGCTGCTCCCGGACCACCCCCGCCTCGTCGTGTCCCGGACGATGAGCAAGGCCTTCGCGTTCGCCGGCGTCCGGCTCGGCTACGCCGTCGCACACCCGGCGCTCGTCGACGCCCTGCGACTCGTGCGTCTGCCCTATCACCTCTCGGCGCTCACCCAGGCCGCCGCCTGCGCCGCCCTCGCCCATGCGCCGGCGCTCCTCGCCAACGTCGACCGCCTCGTCGCCGAGCGCGACCGGATGTCCGAGGCGCTGCGCGCCCTCGGGTTCTCCGTGGTGCCGAGCGACTCGAACTTCCTCCTGTTCGGCGGCATCGCCGAGCCGCACGCGCTGTGGCAGGATCTCCTCGACCGGGGCGTCCTGATCCGCGACATCGGGATCCCCGGGCACCTGCGCGTCAACGCCGGTACCGTGGAGGAGACCGACGCCTTCGTCGCCGCCGTCCGCGGGTGCCTGGCCGACCGGCCCGCACACCTCGCCGTTGCGCACGACGACAGCACCACCCCCGCACGAGCAAAGGATCACGACTCCGCATGA
- a CDS encoding LysM peptidoglycan-binding domain-containing protein gives MSAPATAPARTVLTPRGRRALRLARTAGLVLCALVLGIVIALATGAQASAGSAAGAATAGSGFDTVIVDEGDSLWSIAAEVSGGADTRDVVLDIVEINELDRQVVHPGQELAVPGR, from the coding sequence ATGTCCGCACCCGCCACCGCTCCCGCCCGCACCGTCCTCACGCCGCGCGGTCGGCGTGCGCTGCGCCTGGCGAGGACCGCCGGCCTCGTGCTGTGCGCCCTCGTGCTCGGCATCGTCATCGCCCTCGCGACCGGCGCCCAGGCCTCGGCCGGCTCCGCCGCCGGTGCCGCGACGGCCGGCTCCGGATTCGACACCGTGATCGTCGACGAGGGCGATTCGCTCTGGTCCATCGCCGCGGAGGTCTCCGGGGGAGCGGACACGCGCGACGTCGTGCTCGACATCGTCGAGATCAACGAGCTCGACCGGCAGGTCGTCCACCCCGGACAGGAGCTCGCGGTCCCCGGGCGATAG
- the hisB gene encoding imidazoleglycerol-phosphate dehydratase HisB, protein MTTRQASAQRTTSESDVTVRVDLDGTGTSDISTGVPFYDHMLTALSKHSLIDLEVRASGDIEIDVHHTVEDTAIVIGQVLREALGDKAGIRRYGDALVPLDEALAQCVVDVSGRPYFVHTGEPEGQQYHLIGGHFTGSMVSHALESLAINAGFTVHLALVAGRDPHHIAEAQFKAFARALRQAVEADPRVTGIPSTKGAL, encoded by the coding sequence ATGACCACTCGCCAGGCATCGGCACAGCGCACGACGAGCGAATCCGACGTCACCGTCCGGGTCGACCTCGACGGCACCGGCACCTCGGACATCTCGACGGGCGTGCCGTTCTACGACCACATGCTCACCGCGCTGTCCAAGCACTCGCTCATCGACCTCGAGGTCCGGGCCTCCGGCGACATCGAGATCGACGTCCATCACACCGTCGAGGACACCGCGATCGTCATCGGGCAGGTCCTGCGGGAGGCCCTCGGCGACAAGGCGGGCATCCGTCGCTACGGCGATGCGCTCGTCCCGCTCGACGAGGCGCTCGCGCAGTGCGTCGTCGACGTCTCCGGTCGCCCCTACTTCGTCCACACCGGTGAGCCGGAGGGACAGCAGTACCACCTCATCGGCGGCCACTTCACCGGGTCCATGGTGTCCCACGCGCTCGAATCGCTCGCGATCAACGCCGGTTTCACCGTCCATCTCGCCCTCGTCGCCGGCCGCGACCCGCACCACATCGCAGAAGCCCAGTTCAAGGCCTTCGCGCGGGCGCTCCGCCAGGCGGTCGAGGCCGACCCGCGCGTCACCGGCATCCCGAGCACCAAGGGAGCACTGTGA
- the lexA gene encoding transcriptional repressor LexA, producing MSPQSRRPRGRPRNDAVIDEIEDFRASQADIVELPEGSAAAGDARLTPRQRLVLETIESAVYTNGYPPSMREIGRAAGLASLSSVAHQLSQLERLGYLRRDPKRPRAIEIVNPAEEAAAPVPDAGSANTAMVPVLGRIAAGGPITAEEAVDDVFALPTQVVGSGDLFLLQVSGDSMIDAAICDGDWVVVRRQNTAENGEIVTALLDDEATVKVLKRSEGKQWLLPRNPLYDPIDGDHATIMGIVVAVIRRV from the coding sequence ATGAGCCCGCAGTCACGACGACCCAGAGGTCGGCCGCGGAACGATGCCGTGATCGACGAGATCGAGGACTTCCGCGCCTCGCAGGCCGACATCGTCGAGCTGCCCGAGGGATCGGCCGCAGCCGGGGACGCGCGCCTCACCCCCCGCCAGCGCCTCGTCCTCGAGACCATCGAGTCGGCGGTGTACACGAACGGGTATCCGCCGAGCATGCGCGAGATCGGCAGGGCCGCCGGGCTCGCCTCGCTCTCGAGCGTGGCCCACCAGCTGTCCCAGCTCGAGCGGCTCGGCTATCTGCGCCGCGACCCCAAGCGTCCGCGCGCGATCGAGATCGTCAACCCCGCGGAGGAGGCAGCCGCCCCGGTTCCCGACGCCGGCTCGGCGAACACCGCGATGGTGCCCGTGCTCGGGCGGATCGCCGCCGGCGGGCCGATCACGGCGGAGGAGGCGGTCGACGACGTGTTCGCACTGCCGACCCAGGTCGTCGGCTCCGGTGACCTGTTCCTGCTCCAGGTGTCGGGCGACTCGATGATCGATGCCGCGATCTGCGACGGCGACTGGGTCGTCGTCCGGCGGCAGAACACCGCGGAGAACGGGGAGATCGTCACCGCGCTGCTCGACGACGAGGCCACGGTCAAGGTCCTCAAGCGGTCCGAGGGCAAGCAGTGGCTGCTGCCGCGGAACCCGCTCTACGACCCGATCGACGGCGATCACGCAACGATCATGGGCATCGTCGTCGCCGTCATCCGCCGCGTCTGA